The following coding sequences lie in one Arachis ipaensis cultivar K30076 chromosome B03, Araip1.1, whole genome shotgun sequence genomic window:
- the LOC107628977 gene encoding RHOMBOID-like protein 13 produces MGKPLFYEILEKPATSCIIGICSAIWFYIQKKNIGYSHVGLSYETAIEGHYWRIITSAFSHISVIHLVFNMSALWSLGVIEELGHLGLGVGYYLQYTLVLVVLSGLLVLGMYHILIQRFKLEYFRRITAVGYSCVVFGWMTILAVKQPSSKLDLFGFLSLPISFAPFESLVFTSIIVPQASFLGHLSGIVIGYAIAWGLIHGMNNYWALSLLGWIILVFILSLKRSGAVDLNFLEIESVTDPSFPSVRFLGSGNGRTLQISALPNGNVEFV; encoded by the coding sequence ATGGGGAAGCCTTTGTTCTATGAGATCTTGGAGAAGCCAGCAACTAGTTGCATCATAGGAATATGCAGTGCTATTTGGTTCTACATACAGAAGAAGAATATTGGATACTCACATGTTGGTCTGAGTTATGAGACTGCCATTGAAGGGCATTATTGGAGGATCATCACCTCTGCATTCTCCCATATAAGTGTCATTCATCTTGTTTTTAACATGAGTGCACTTTGGAGTCTTGGGGTGATAGAGGAATTAGGGCACTTGGGTCTTGGTGTTGGGTACTATTTGCAATACACACTTGTATTGGTTGTTTTATCAGGGTTGCTGGTTCTTGGAATGTACCACATATTGATTCAGAGATTTAAACTCGAGTATTTTCGCCGAATTACAGCTGTTGGTTATTCGTGTGTTGTATTTGGGTGGATGACAATTCTTGCTGTTAAGCAGCCTTCCTCAAAGTTGGATCTCTTTGGATTCCTTTCGCTTCCAATCAGTTTCGCACCGTTTGAGTCGCTTGTTTTTACTTCGATTATTGTCCCTCAGGCAAGTTTCCTTGGCCATTTGTCAGGAATTGTGATTGGATATGCTATAGCATGGGGTTTGATTCATGGTATGAACAATTACTGGGCACTCTCCTTGTTGGGTTGGATCATACTTGTCTTCATCTTGAGCTTGAAGAGATCTGGTGCTGTTGACCTCAACTTCCTTGAGATCGAATCAGTGACTGATCCATCCTTCCCGTCGGTACGGTTTTTGGGATCAGGCAATGGCAGAACATTGCAGATCAGTGCATTGCCTAATGGAAATGTTGAATTTGTCTAA